Proteins from a genomic interval of Lactococcus protaetiae:
- a CDS encoding GNAT family N-acetyltransferase yields the protein MKIYDENLDYEVENIFFGAFENGELIGTVNYFEKTSKTAQLCAFAVTAERQKSGIGRQLIQVLFADLRAQKFEKCIVEARGTAVGFYEKMGFVLTSSAFKNERLGHEDFMMAIDL from the coding sequence GTGAAGATTTATGATGAAAATTTGGATTACGAAGTTGAAAATATTTTCTTCGGTGCTTTTGAAAATGGTGAGCTGATTGGCACGGTTAATTATTTTGAAAAAACGTCAAAAACGGCTCAACTCTGTGCTTTTGCTGTCACTGCTGAACGTCAAAAATCGGGGATTGGTCGTCAGTTGATTCAGGTGTTATTTGCTGATTTACGTGCGCAAAAATTTGAAAAATGTATCGTGGAAGCGCGTGGCACAGCCGTTGGATTTTATGAGAAAATGGGCTTTGTGTTGACGAGTAGTGCCTTTAAAAATGAGCGCTTGGGGCACGAGGATTTCATGATGGCGATTGACCTATGA
- a CDS encoding GNAT family N-acetyltransferase: protein MKIIKAISEQLIIKELAQAEFEQAYPLVHQLRQALPLTDFLSVTAQMQGYRAFVLMDSDKADKIVAYAGFAEQLNLYEGRHIFVYELVTDEVVRSQGYGKMLLSALTEEGKRLGCEMLVLTSGLQRVDAHRFYENNGLTKTSFVFRKEL, encoded by the coding sequence ATGAAAATAATCAAAGCAATTTCTGAGCAACTTATCATAAAAGAGCTGGCGCAGGCAGAATTTGAGCAGGCATATCCGCTTGTTCATCAGTTACGGCAGGCTTTACCACTGACAGATTTTCTGTCAGTAACCGCACAAATGCAAGGCTACCGCGCTTTCGTGCTGATGGATTCTGACAAGGCTGACAAAATCGTCGCCTACGCAGGTTTCGCCGAACAGCTCAATCTCTACGAGGGGCGACACATTTTCGTGTATGAGCTGGTCACGGACGAGGTCGTCAGAAGCCAGGGATACGGCAAAATGCTTCTGTCAGCACTGACAGAAGAGGGAAAACGCCTAGGCTGTGAAATGTTGGTCTTGACCTCAGGCCTACAGCGTGTGGACGCGCACCGATTTTATGAGAATAATGGACTGACGAAAACGAGTTTTGTGTTTCGCAAGGAGCTGTGA
- the trpE gene encoding anthranilate synthase component I has product MRIIKEIPADTLTPISVYLRLKGKNKVILESIPRENDQSRFSIIALNPVKQVKFTDGVLTVNDEVVSTDEPLKFVEKLVCLADKNDEDNLPFTSGAIGYAGFDTYGIFEKIQPELIDEIGTPDLYFMLYENAIVFDHKREKLILVEDNIYSHRGEEALQAALTEKIEALSVLTEAEKRIPKLSKMNFTSNTTKKAFKEKVEAAKALIKNGDMFQIVLSQRLSADFTENPFDYYRQLRVENPSSYMYFLEFDDFHVIGSSPERLVAVHGNQVSTNPIAGTRKRGADEFEDQQLIEELENDQKEIAEHKMLVDLGRNDIGKLSEYGSISVPVFMKVEKYRYVMHITSEVKGQLRPEFSAMDALLATLPAGTLSGAPKHRAYQRIYEFEQDKRGIYGGAIGYLTKNGNCDFAIAIRTMILKNKKAHVQAGAGIVYDSVPELEYQETLNKARGLLEIGE; this is encoded by the coding sequence ATGAGAATAATAAAAGAAATCCCAGCAGACACATTGACACCTATTTCAGTTTATCTTCGTTTGAAGGGGAAAAATAAGGTGATTTTGGAGTCGATTCCGAGGGAAAATGATCAGTCGCGTTTTTCTATCATTGCTTTAAATCCTGTCAAACAGGTGAAGTTTACTGACGGAGTTTTGACGGTAAATGACGAAGTTGTCAGCACTGATGAGCCTTTGAAGTTTGTTGAAAAATTAGTTTGTCTTGCTGATAAAAATGATGAAGACAATTTGCCTTTTACGAGTGGTGCGATTGGCTACGCAGGATTTGACACTTACGGCATTTTTGAGAAGATTCAGCCAGAGTTGATTGATGAGATTGGTACGCCAGACTTGTATTTTATGCTTTATGAAAATGCGATTGTCTTTGACCACAAGCGTGAAAAATTGATACTGGTTGAAGACAACATTTACAGTCATAGGGGAGAAGAAGCGCTGCAAGCGGCGCTGACAGAAAAAATCGAGGCGCTGTCAGTGCTGACAGAAGCAGAAAAACGAATTCCGAAGCTGTCAAAAATGAATTTCACAAGTAACACGACAAAAAAGGCGTTCAAGGAAAAAGTTGAGGCTGCTAAAGCTTTAATCAAGAATGGCGATATGTTCCAAATCGTTTTGTCACAACGATTGAGCGCAGATTTCACGGAAAATCCTTTTGATTATTATCGTCAGTTGCGCGTGGAAAATCCGTCATCTTATATGTATTTTCTTGAATTTGACGATTTCCACGTGATTGGCTCATCGCCTGAGCGGCTGGTCGCTGTGCATGGTAATCAAGTCTCAACCAATCCAATCGCAGGAACGAGAAAACGTGGCGCAGATGAGTTTGAGGATCAACAGCTCATTGAAGAATTAGAAAATGACCAAAAAGAAATTGCCGAGCATAAAATGCTGGTTGACCTTGGGCGAAACGACATCGGAAAGCTGTCAGAGTACGGCTCAATCAGTGTTCCAGTCTTTATGAAAGTCGAAAAATATCGCTACGTCATGCACATCACGAGCGAGGTGAAAGGTCAATTACGCCCAGAATTTAGCGCAATGGACGCCCTGCTTGCGACTTTGCCTGCTGGCACTCTGTCAGGTGCGCCAAAACACCGAGCTTATCAGCGCATTTACGAGTTTGAGCAAGACAAGCGTGGGATTTACGGCGGTGCGATTGGCTATTTGACGAAAAACGGCAACTGCGATTTCGCGATTGCCATTCGGACGATGATTTTGAAAAATAAAAAAGCTCATGTACAAGCAGGCGCAGGCATCGTTTACGACTCCGTGCCAGAGCTGGAATATCAAGAAACATTGAATAAAGCACGGGGATTGTTGGAGATTGGGGAATAA
- a CDS encoding aminodeoxychorismate/anthranilate synthase component II: MILIIDNYDSFTYNLAQYVGSLTDVQVLRNDDARLYEVAERADGLIFSPGPGWPADAGKMEQMIAEFAGKKPILGICLGFQAIVESFGGNLRLAHTVMHGKNSQVRQTSGNLLFGKLPSKFSVMRYHSIVMDENVALPDFAITALAIDDGEIMAIENEKLGIYGLQFHPESIGTLDGMTMIENFVKVVG, from the coding sequence ATGATTTTAATAATTGACAACTACGATAGTTTCACCTACAATCTCGCCCAGTATGTCGGCAGTTTGACTGATGTGCAGGTGCTGAGGAACGATGACGCACGGCTTTACGAGGTCGCAGAAAGGGCTGACGGCTTGATTTTCTCGCCAGGTCCAGGTTGGCCAGCTGATGCGGGGAAGATGGAGCAGATGATTGCGGAGTTTGCGGGCAAAAAGCCGATTTTGGGCATTTGCCTTGGTTTTCAAGCCATTGTCGAAAGCTTTGGCGGAAACTTGCGCTTGGCGCACACGGTCATGCACGGCAAAAACTCACAAGTCCGTCAAACCTCAGGAAACTTGCTTTTTGGCAAGCTCCCTAGCAAATTTTCAGTGATGCGTTATCATTCGATTGTGATGGACGAAAACGTTGCGCTGCCTGATTTCGCGATTACCGCACTTGCCATAGATGACGGCGAAATCATGGCGATTGAAAACGAAAAATTGGGCATCTACGGCCTGCAATTTCACCCTGAAAGCATTGGCACACTTGACGGCATGACGATGATTGAGAATTTTGTGAAAGTAGTGGGATGA
- the trpD gene encoding anthranilate phosphoribosyltransferase has protein sequence MKNELEKVIAGHNMTENEMNMLANSIIQGELSEVQIASFLVALKMKGEAASELTGLARALQKASLKIPTQITDAMDNCGTGGDRSFSFNISTTSAFVLAAGGVHMAKHGNRSITSKSGSADVLEALGINLYLPEEKLAQVFDKVGLVFLFAQNLHPAMKYFTPVRRQLEIPTIMNLTGPLINPISLDTQLLGTSRPDLLELTANVLKGLGRRRAVVITGEGGMDEAALFGVNRYALLENGEVSLHEFTARDLGMKEIQLNEIRGGEAPENAEILVKVLENEASPFLETTVLNAGLGFFANGKVESVKDGVQLAREVIANGNALAKLRELQAEQVG, from the coding sequence ATGAAAAACGAACTCGAAAAAGTAATCGCAGGTCACAACATGACCGAAAACGAAATGAATATGCTGGCAAACAGCATTATTCAAGGCGAACTCAGCGAGGTGCAAATTGCAAGCTTTCTTGTCGCACTGAAAATGAAAGGCGAAGCAGCGAGTGAGCTGACAGGTTTGGCGCGCGCCCTTCAAAAAGCCAGTCTCAAAATCCCGACTCAAATCACGGATGCGATGGATAATTGCGGAACAGGGGGCGACCGCTCGTTTAGTTTCAACATCTCGACAACTTCGGCTTTTGTTTTAGCCGCTGGTGGTGTCCACATGGCAAAGCACGGCAATCGTTCGATTACCAGCAAATCTGGCTCAGCAGATGTACTTGAAGCACTTGGAATCAATCTTTATTTGCCAGAAGAAAAACTGGCGCAAGTCTTTGACAAAGTCGGCTTAGTCTTTCTTTTCGCACAAAATCTGCACCCTGCGATGAAATATTTTACACCAGTGCGCAGACAGCTTGAAATTCCAACGATTATGAACCTGACAGGCCCTCTGATTAATCCGATTTCCCTTGATACGCAGCTCCTCGGCACTTCACGTCCTGATTTGCTAGAGTTGACGGCAAATGTCCTAAAAGGCTTAGGGCGCAGGCGCGCAGTGGTGATTACAGGCGAGGGTGGCATGGACGAGGCAGCACTTTTTGGTGTCAATCGCTACGCACTACTTGAAAATGGCGAAGTCAGCCTACACGAGTTTACAGCGAGAGACCTCGGCATGAAAGAAATCCAGCTCAATGAAATCCGTGGCGGCGAAGCTCCTGAAAATGCAGAAATTCTAGTCAAAGTGCTAGAAAATGAAGCCTCACCATTCTTGGAAACAACCGTCTTAAACGCAGGCTTAGGCTTCTTTGCAAATGGCAAAGTCGAAAGCGTGAAAGACGGTGTGCAACTCGCGCGCGAAGTGATTGCAAATGGCAACGCCCTTGCGAAATTGAGGGAGTTGCAAGCTGAGCAGGTGGGGTAA
- the psiE gene encoding phosphate-starvation-inducible protein PsiE, translating to MKKFFDHIDEKMVKFLSRISFLSLMVVGLVIVFFLFREIYSMVTMAFQADSSTHYYEVLQSILSFFIFFEFLTLIITSIRNKGHVSLIFLLSLGITSLIRVLLTYHDQLIGLIAISSSILLLIIGVVVLKRFIFTEDKNEEHL from the coding sequence GTGAAAAAATTTTTTGACCACATTGATGAGAAAATGGTGAAATTTTTGTCAAGAATCAGTTTCTTGTCATTGATGGTTGTGGGACTTGTTATTGTATTTTTTCTTTTTAGAGAAATCTACAGTATGGTAACAATGGCATTTCAAGCTGATTCATCAACACATTATTATGAAGTTTTACAAAGTATTCTCTCGTTCTTCATCTTCTTTGAATTTTTAACATTGATCATTACATCAATTCGAAATAAAGGTCATGTTTCACTTATTTTCTTATTATCCCTAGGGATTACCTCTTTAATCCGAGTGCTATTGACTTATCATGACCAACTGATTGGCTTGATTGCAATATCTAGTAGTATTTTGTTACTCATCATTGGTGTGGTTGTATTGAAAAGGTTTATTTTTACGGAAGATAAAAACGAAGAACATTTATAG
- a CDS encoding HIT family protein: MGIVQELQEQGICPTCYKFEHGGVYSDFTKRLIFEDEWLYCFLEERPRAKGHTIILVKAHYDDMAALPDELCAHVFTIAKKLMNVLKTELKAERVYLCSMCDGKANHFHAQLLPRYAGEKIGSTNFVKERWTYDGNPVPVERLEQLIKAMKEGTNNE, translated from the coding sequence ATGGGAATCGTGCAAGAATTACAGGAGCAAGGGATTTGCCCGACTTGCTATAAATTTGAACATGGTGGGGTATATTCCGATTTTACAAAGCGTCTGATTTTCGAGGACGAGTGGCTTTACTGCTTTTTGGAAGAAAGACCTCGTGCGAAAGGGCATACGATTATCCTTGTTAAGGCGCATTATGATGATATGGCAGCTTTGCCCGATGAACTTTGTGCGCACGTTTTTACCATTGCCAAAAAATTAATGAATGTGTTGAAAACCGAGCTAAAGGCAGAGCGCGTGTATCTTTGCAGTATGTGTGACGGGAAAGCCAATCATTTTCACGCGCAGCTCCTCCCTCGCTATGCTGGCGAAAAAATCGGCTCAACAAATTTTGTAAAAGAACGATGGACTTATGACGGAAATCCTGTTCCTGTTGAGCGATTGGAGCAGTTGATAAAGGCGATGAAAGAAGGAACAAATAATGAATGA
- the guaA gene encoding glutamine-hydrolyzing GMP synthase → MSDNTLEKIIVLDYGSQYNQLIARRIREIGVFSELMSHKVTAAQIREINPIGIILSGGPNSVYDEGSFDIDPEIFELGLPILGICYGMQLMSYKLGGKVEGAAEREYGVAPLSLQKESALFAGTPDCQDVLMSHGDRVTAIPEGFHVVGTSPNSPFAAVENTERNLYGIQFHPEVRHSVHGTDLLRNFALNICGAKGNWSMENFIDMQIKDIRAKVGDKKVLLGLSGGVDSSVVGVLLQRAIGDQLTSIFVDHGFLRKGEADQVMETLGGKFGLNIIKVDAQKRFMEKLVGLSDPEQKRKIIGNEFVYVFDDEASKLKGVDFLAQGTLYTDVIESGTDTAQTIKSHHNVGGLPEDMQFQLIEPLNTLFKDEVRALGTQLGMPDEIVWRQPFPGPGLAIRVLGDLTEEKLETVRESDAILRDEISKAGLERDVWQYFTVNTDVRSVGVMGDGRTYDYTIAIRAITSIDGMTADFARLPWDILQKISVRIVNEVDHVNRIVYDITSKPPATVEWQ, encoded by the coding sequence TTGTCCGACAACACACTTGAAAAAATCATCGTGCTTGACTACGGTTCACAGTATAATCAACTTATCGCGCGCCGTATCCGCGAAATTGGTGTTTTCTCAGAACTCATGAGTCACAAAGTCACAGCCGCTCAAATCCGCGAGATTAATCCTATTGGTATTATTCTCTCAGGTGGTCCAAATTCCGTATATGATGAAGGTTCATTCGATATTGATCCAGAAATTTTTGAACTTGGCTTGCCTATTTTAGGGATTTGCTATGGAATGCAACTGATGAGTTATAAACTTGGTGGTAAGGTTGAAGGTGCTGCAGAACGTGAGTATGGTGTTGCCCCCCTCTCTCTCCAAAAAGAATCAGCACTTTTTGCTGGTACACCAGACTGCCAAGATGTTTTGATGAGTCATGGTGACCGCGTCACAGCAATTCCAGAAGGATTCCACGTTGTAGGAACTTCACCCAATAGCCCATTTGCAGCTGTTGAAAATACGGAACGAAACTTGTACGGAATTCAATTTCACCCAGAAGTCCGTCATTCAGTTCATGGGACAGACCTCCTTCGTAATTTTGCGCTAAATATCTGTGGAGCTAAAGGCAATTGGTCAATGGAAAACTTCATTGATATGCAGATCAAAGATATTCGTGCAAAAGTTGGTGATAAAAAGGTTCTTCTCGGTCTTTCAGGAGGAGTGGATTCATCAGTTGTTGGTGTTCTTTTGCAACGTGCAATTGGTGACCAATTGACATCAATCTTTGTTGACCACGGGTTTCTTCGTAAAGGTGAAGCTGACCAAGTCATGGAAACTTTAGGCGGAAAATTTGGACTCAATATCATCAAAGTAGATGCTCAAAAACGTTTTATGGAAAAGCTTGTAGGACTTTCAGACCCAGAGCAAAAACGTAAAATTATTGGTAACGAATTTGTCTACGTTTTTGATGATGAAGCAAGTAAATTAAAAGGTGTAGACTTCCTTGCCCAAGGCACGCTTTACACTGATGTGATTGAATCCGGAACAGATACAGCTCAAACCATCAAGTCTCATCATAATGTAGGTGGTTTGCCAGAAGATATGCAGTTCCAGCTTATTGAACCTTTGAATACACTCTTTAAAGATGAAGTACGTGCTTTAGGAACTCAACTAGGAATGCCCGATGAAATCGTTTGGCGTCAACCTTTCCCAGGACCAGGTTTAGCAATTCGTGTCCTTGGCGATTTAACAGAAGAAAAGCTTGAAACTGTTCGCGAATCAGATGCTATCCTACGCGATGAAATCTCAAAAGCAGGTCTTGAACGTGATGTTTGGCAATATTTCACAGTTAATACAGATGTTCGCTCTGTTGGGGTTATGGGTGATGGACGAACTTATGATTACACAATTGCGATTCGTGCAATTACATCAATTGATGGTATGACCGCTGACTTTGCCCGTCTTCCATGGGATATTTTGCAAAAAATTTCAGTTCGTATTGTCAACGAAGTTGACCACGTCAATCGTATCGTTTACGATATTACGAGTAAGCCACCAGCAACTGTTGAGTGGCAATAG
- the cysK gene encoding cysteine synthase A, whose translation MDKIVENIVELIGETPIVKLKNTPKGSADVYVKLDFFNPGGSVKDRIALNMIRQAQMDGHLREGGTIVEPTSGNTGIGLALVGAALGYKVVIIMPDNYSIERRKLIQAYGAELILTPASEGIRAAIDLGKHLVKEKGWFMPMQFENSANITAHEQTTAPEILAAFGSQGLDAFVAGAGTGGTISGVSHGLKTINSKIKTFVVEPAESPVLSGGKSGQHGIQGIGVPFASLNLDNEAYDDIIDITTDEAIMTAREVGRNEGILIGFSSGAAICAAYKVAKKLGVGKRVLALCADNGERYLSTELYDF comes from the coding sequence ATGGATAAAATTGTTGAAAATATTGTTGAACTCATCGGTGAAACGCCAATTGTAAAACTAAAAAATACTCCAAAAGGGAGTGCAGATGTTTATGTTAAGTTAGATTTTTTTAATCCTGGAGGTTCGGTAAAAGATCGAATTGCCTTAAACATGATTCGTCAAGCACAGATGGACGGGCATCTGAGAGAAGGAGGGACAATCGTTGAGCCGACTTCTGGAAATACAGGGATAGGACTTGCTCTTGTCGGCGCAGCTTTAGGTTATAAAGTTGTGATTATTATGCCTGATAATTATTCAATTGAGCGGCGTAAACTTATCCAAGCCTATGGTGCAGAGTTAATTTTGACTCCTGCATCAGAGGGAATCAGGGCCGCAATTGATTTGGGAAAACATCTGGTCAAAGAGAAGGGGTGGTTTATGCCAATGCAATTTGAGAATTCAGCTAATATTACTGCACATGAACAAACGACAGCTCCTGAAATTTTAGCGGCTTTTGGAAGTCAAGGATTGGATGCTTTTGTAGCAGGCGCAGGTACTGGGGGAACAATATCAGGAGTTTCACATGGATTAAAGACCATAAATTCAAAGATAAAAACTTTTGTGGTTGAACCTGCTGAATCTCCAGTCTTATCTGGTGGAAAAAGTGGACAGCATGGAATTCAAGGAATTGGAGTTCCTTTCGCATCTTTAAATTTAGATAACGAGGCTTATGATGATATAATAGATATAACGACTGATGAGGCAATTATGACTGCTCGAGAAGTTGGACGAAATGAAGGAATTTTAATTGGTTTTTCTTCAGGTGCAGCAATTTGCGCAGCATACAAGGTGGCCAAAAAACTTGGAGTTGGTAAAAGAGTTTTAGCACTTTGTGCAGATAATGGTGAGCGCTATTTGTCAACGGAGCTCTATGATTTTTGA
- a CDS encoding class I SAM-dependent methyltransferase, translated as MNTTQQNNNAWDQKVEEGSQWTKAVNHEIIEQAKKGNWEITVTTEKAVPKSWLPKDLAGVKILCLASGGGQQAPVLAAAGADVTVTDISKKQLEQDERVANREKLDLKIVQGDMIDLSDFEDESFDIVVNPVSNLFVKDIQPVWNEIARVLKSNGTLIAGFTNPLLWIFDDALEQQGILDVRHSIPSSTLDYLPETEIQAYLDSNQTIEYAHTLESQIQGQIDAGFAITGFYEDDFGGSRMLDKYIKIFIATKAVKVVENRR; from the coding sequence ATGAATACAACGCAGCAAAATAATAACGCTTGGGATCAGAAAGTGGAAGAGGGATCTCAGTGGACAAAAGCCGTCAACCATGAAATCATCGAACAAGCGAAAAAAGGAAATTGGGAAATCACGGTGACGACGGAGAAAGCAGTACCTAAGTCATGGCTTCCGAAGGATTTGGCTGGGGTTAAAATATTGTGTCTCGCCTCGGGCGGAGGGCAACAAGCTCCAGTGCTTGCAGCAGCCGGAGCGGATGTGACCGTGACGGACATTTCTAAAAAACAACTTGAACAAGATGAAAGGGTTGCTAATCGTGAAAAGCTGGATTTGAAAATTGTTCAAGGAGACATGATAGATTTGAGCGATTTTGAAGATGAGAGTTTTGACATAGTGGTTAATCCAGTTTCTAATTTATTTGTGAAAGATATTCAGCCGGTTTGGAACGAAATCGCACGCGTCTTAAAGTCTAATGGAACTTTGATTGCAGGTTTTACCAATCCTTTGCTCTGGATTTTTGATGATGCTTTGGAGCAGCAAGGCATTTTGGATGTGCGGCATTCTATTCCTTCATCGACTTTAGATTATTTGCCTGAGACAGAAATCCAAGCTTATCTTGATAGCAATCAAACTATTGAGTATGCTCACACTTTGGAGAGTCAAATTCAAGGGCAGATTGACGCAGGATTTGCCATCACGGGATTTTATGAAGACGATTTTGGCGGTTCGAGAATGTTGGATAAGTATATTAAGATTTTTATTGCAACAAAAGCAGTTAAAGTGGTTGAAAATAGAAGATGA
- a CDS encoding DUF3977 family protein: protein MNKIFIEIGFDLDNNRFGFGKSVEIEHTDGSEVRIKTAPQIDKPKSYYVRIWIGKSVLIFDSQSPHFSFKKKRRRNFKFVIGKWGEEI from the coding sequence ATGAACAAAATTTTCATAGAAATCGGTTTTGACCTTGACAATAATCGTTTTGGTTTTGGAAAAAGTGTGGAAATTGAACACACTGACGGTAGCGAGGTGCGCATAAAAACGGCACCTCAAATTGATAAGCCGAAGTCCTATTATGTTAGAATTTGGATAGGGAAAAGTGTCTTGATTTTTGATAGTCAAAGTCCACATTTTTCATTCAAAAAGAAAAGGCGTCGGAATTTTAAGTTTGTGATTGGGAAGTGGGGAGAGGAAATATGA
- a CDS encoding cystathionine gamma-synthase, whose amino-acid sequence MTNLKTKVIHGGISTDSTTGAVSVPIYQTSTYKQNALGQPKEYEYSRSGNPTRHALETLIAELEGGVKGFAFSSGLAGIHAVLSMFSAGDHLILADDVYGGTFRLLDKVLVRSGITYDLVDLSVPASLEAAFKPETKAVYFETPSNPLLKVLDIKEIARIAKAHHSLTLVDNTFATPYLQRPLELGADVVLHSATKYLGGHSDVVAGLVTTNSENLAEKIGFLQNSIGAVLGPQDSWLIQRGIKTLALRMDAHSKNAEKIAKLLEESETVANVYYPGLSSHKGYEIAQAQMDAFGGMLSFELVDESKVKPFVESLHYFTLAESLGGVESLIEVPAIMTHASIPKEVRELSGIRDGLIRVSVGIEDVNDLIDDLKHAIHLIGA is encoded by the coding sequence ATGACAAATTTAAAAACAAAAGTAATCCATGGTGGTATATCAACAGATAGTACAACAGGAGCAGTATCTGTTCCTATCTATCAAACTTCAACTTATAAGCAAAATGCTTTGGGTCAGCCTAAAGAATACGAATATTCACGTTCAGGGAATCCTACGCGCCATGCTCTTGAAACTTTGATTGCAGAGCTTGAAGGTGGAGTGAAAGGATTTGCATTTAGTTCGGGACTTGCAGGAATCCATGCTGTACTCTCAATGTTTTCTGCTGGAGATCATCTTATTTTAGCTGATGATGTATATGGTGGAACCTTCCGCTTACTTGACAAAGTATTAGTACGCAGTGGCATCACCTATGATTTAGTTGATTTGAGTGTGCCAGCAAGTTTAGAGGCTGCTTTTAAGCCTGAAACAAAAGCAGTTTACTTTGAAACACCTTCAAATCCTTTACTGAAAGTCCTTGATATTAAAGAAATTGCTCGTATTGCTAAAGCTCATCATTCACTCACTTTAGTTGACAATACTTTCGCAACTCCTTATTTACAACGACCATTAGAATTAGGTGCAGATGTTGTGTTGCATTCTGCTACTAAATATCTTGGCGGTCATTCTGATGTGGTAGCAGGATTAGTAACAACAAATTCGGAAAACTTGGCAGAAAAAATAGGTTTTCTACAAAACTCAATCGGAGCAGTGCTTGGTCCACAAGACAGTTGGTTGATTCAGCGTGGAATTAAGACACTTGCACTTCGGATGGATGCTCATAGCAAGAATGCAGAAAAAATTGCAAAATTATTAGAGGAATCAGAAACAGTAGCCAATGTTTATTATCCAGGCTTGTCAAGTCATAAAGGCTATGAGATTGCGCAAGCTCAAATGGATGCCTTTGGTGGAATGCTTTCTTTTGAATTAGTCGATGAGTCAAAAGTAAAACCATTCGTTGAAAGCTTACACTATTTTACGCTTGCAGAGTCACTTGGTGGAGTGGAAAGTTTGATTGAAGTGCCAGCCATAATGACTCATGCATCAATTCCCAAAGAAGTTCGTGAATTATCTGGTATTAGAGATGGTTTGATTCGTGTTTCTGTAGGTATTGAGGACGTAAATGATCTTATTGATGATTTAAAACATGCCATTCATTTAATCGGAGCATGA
- a CDS encoding class I SAM-dependent methyltransferase — MNNQNLSENFSGKAESYRLARPGYPEELLDFIAEKLPKSAKVADIGAGTGKLTECLAQKGFDTYAVEPNADMREQLLLTVKDFSNVSILTGLADDTGLPSQSMDAICVAQALHWFDPVTFRAECARILKPNGYVFSIYNSFSYYDENSKIKRTEGHSASSALSFFKKQHDIEFPNPQTYTREKWLTFMSSHSHSPLPDDENYATYFKEVNEIFEREAVDGVLSREVKTCVYYERL, encoded by the coding sequence ATGAATAATCAAAATCTATCCGAAAATTTTTCAGGAAAAGCCGAAAGCTATCGTCTTGCCAGACCAGGTTATCCAGAGGAGTTGCTAGATTTTATTGCAGAAAAACTTCCCAAATCTGCAAAAGTGGCAGATATTGGTGCAGGAACAGGCAAACTAACCGAGTGTTTGGCTCAAAAAGGATTTGACACTTATGCTGTTGAACCCAATGCAGATATGCGAGAACAGCTTTTGCTGACTGTCAAAGATTTTTCAAATGTGTCAATTTTGACAGGACTGGCAGATGATACAGGGCTGCCTAGTCAGAGCATGGATGCTATTTGCGTTGCTCAGGCACTTCATTGGTTTGACCCTGTCACTTTTCGTGCCGAATGCGCGCGCATTTTGAAGCCGAATGGCTATGTTTTCTCGATTTACAATAGCTTTAGCTATTATGATGAAAATTCAAAAATCAAGCGAACAGAAGGACATAGCGCAAGCTCGGCATTGAGTTTCTTCAAAAAACAACACGATATCGAATTTCCCAATCCACAGACCTACACTAGAGAAAAATGGCTGACTTTTATGAGCAGTCACTCACACAGTCCTTTGCCTGACGATGAAAATTACGCTACTTATTTTAAAGAAGTGAATGAAATTTTTGAACGAGAAGCTGTGGATGGCGTGCTTAGCCGTGAGGTCAAGACTTGTGTGTATTATGAGAGATTATAA